A single genomic interval of Oceanivirga salmonicida harbors:
- a CDS encoding NUDIX hydrolase: protein MKLYTVTYLEKDDKILMLYRNKKENDINKGKWIGVGGHIEEFESPYESAIREIKEETGFIANSLDYRGLITFKSDDNDVEYIFVFSTEDFSGEMIECDEGDLHWIDRNKIFELNIWEGDKDFLDKIINKDKNVFMVKSTYVNNKLVKRDFEI, encoded by the coding sequence ATGAAATTATACACAGTAACATATTTAGAAAAAGATGATAAAATTTTAATGTTGTATAGAAATAAAAAAGAAAATGATATTAATAAAGGCAAATGGATTGGTGTAGGTGGTCATATTGAAGAATTTGAGAGTCCTTACGAATCTGCTATAAGAGAGATAAAAGAAGAAACTGGCTTTATTGCAAATAGTCTTGATTATAGGGGATTAATTACTTTTAAATCTGATGATAATGATGTAGAATATATTTTTGTATTTAGTACTGAAGATTTCTCTGGCGAAATGATAGAATGCGATGAAGGAGATTTACACTGGATTGATAGAAATAAAATCTTTGAACTTAATATATGGGAAGGCGATAAAGATTTTTTAGATAAGATAATAAATAAAGATAAAAATGTATTTATGGTAAAAAGTACATATGTTAATAATAAATTAGTGAAAAGGGATTTTGAGATATGA